The Martelella sp. AD-3 genome includes a region encoding these proteins:
- a CDS encoding transposase: MAPLVLDGPINGIAFTAWGQQCLVPTLKAGDIVILDNLGSHKGKPARDAVRDVGAHLFFLPPYSPDLNPIEMMFAKLKTLVRKADERTVETTWRRIGELLKLFTPQESSRYLRHAGYGSE; encoded by the coding sequence GTGGCACCCCTCGTACTCGACGGTCCCATCAATGGCATCGCTTTTACCGCATGGGGCCAGCAATGTCTGGTCCCGACACTCAAGGCCGGTGACATCGTCATCCTCGACAATCTGGGAAGCCATAAAGGAAAGCCGGCACGCGATGCAGTTCGCGATGTCGGTGCGCATCTCTTCTTCCTGCCGCCCTACAGCCCAGACCTCAATCCCATCGAGATGATGTTCGCAAAGCTCAAGACGCTCGTCAGGAAGGCGGACGAACGAACCGTCGAAACAACATGGAGACGCATCGGAGAGCTCCTCAAGCTCTTCACCCCGCAGGAGTCTTCCAGATATCTCAGACATGCAGGCTATGGTTCAGAATAA
- a CDS encoding tyrosine-type recombinase/integrase, with the protein MANQPQHDAITLCANSYGRPWTTAGFRASWRPIRMALEEQGKVQPGLTLKGLRHTVATILREMGKDYASIQLVLGQNTEAMARHYSRRADMREQTTGAMADFEAEVNRRKTKNVKPE; encoded by the coding sequence ATGGCCAACCAGCCGCAACACGACGCCATCACGCTTTGCGCCAACAGCTACGGTCGGCCTTGGACCACGGCCGGATTTCGCGCCTCATGGCGACCGATCCGCATGGCGCTTGAGGAGCAGGGAAAGGTTCAGCCCGGCCTCACACTGAAAGGTCTGCGCCATACGGTAGCGACCATCCTCCGCGAAATGGGCAAGGACTACGCGTCCATCCAGCTCGTGCTCGGACAGAATACCGAAGCCATGGCACGGCACTATTCAAGGCGCGCAGACATGCGGGAACAGACCACTGGCGCAATGGCGGATTTCGAAGCCGAAGTGAACAGACGCAAAACGAAAAATGTCAAACCGGAATAA